A genomic stretch from Cyprinus carpio isolate SPL01 chromosome A12, ASM1834038v1, whole genome shotgun sequence includes:
- the LOC109079806 gene encoding WAP, Kazal, immunoglobulin, Kunitz and NTR domain-containing protein 2-like translates to MWWMLFPRWIWFVSGQFLLLFVDRQCVKGMTLQRVAYSHAGICPNDMNPNLWVDAMSTCTRECESDQECETFEKCCANVCGNHSCVAARYIDAMGKKGPMGMPKEPSCDKFMCIQQGSKCEIWDGQPVCKCHDRCEREPHFTCASDGMTYYNKCYMDAEACSKGISLSVVMCRFHLTWPNTSPLPAGTTALPTTTLQRTTPEDVHAPVMVNSPSQQSVFVGDTASFLCEVAGRPTPEITWEKQMDGQGNIVLKPNHVHGNVVVTNIGQLVIYNTQLQDAGVYTCAATNSGGSIRAHFPLSILEQEPVTKSNSTRFPAEECFKVPDSEDCGEEKLSWFYDPQRNNCYTFTYGNCSKNRNHFDAYETCMLSCRDELAAPCNLPIFQGPCKAYEPRWAYSGSQRRCQPFVYGGCKGNENNFKTKESCEDTCPFLRNHRCKLCKPRHKMVTSFCKSHFVILGRMTELTEDQDSGHALITVEEILKDEKMGLKFFGNEPLEVTLQNMDWACPCPNITTSDGQIIIMGDVSNGMAILQPDSFIVLSSARRIRKLREVINKNTCDILKEFIQ, encoded by the exons TGCTATTTGTGGACAGGCAATGCGTGAAAGGCATGACTTTGCAAAGAGTTGCTTATTCCCACGCGGGGATCTGTCCAAACGACATGAACCCAAACTTGTGGGTTGATGCAATGAGCACCTGCACAAGAGAATGTGAATCTGATCAG GAATGTGAAACATTCGAAAAGTGCTGTGCCAATGTTTGCGGCAATCACAGCTGTGTGGCGGCCCGCTACATCGATGCTATGGGCAAGAAAGGGCCCATGGGCATGCCAAAGGAGCCGTCCTGCGACAAGTTCATGTGCATTCAGCAGGGGTCCAAGTGTGAAATCTGGGACGGCCAGCCAGTGTGCAAGTGCCACGACCGCTGTGAGAGAGAGCCACACTTCACCTGCGCCTCGGATGGGATGACCTACTATAACAAGTGCTACATGGATGCAGAAGCATGCTCAAAGGGCATCTCCTTATCGGTGGTGATGTGCCGCTTCCACCTTACCTGGCCTAACACTAGTCCTCTCCCGGCAGGCACCACCGCATTGCCCACCACCACGCTGCAGCGCACCACTCCTGAAGACGTGCACGCTCCTGTGATGGTGAACAGCCCATCACAGCAATCCGTGTTCGTTGGCGACACGGCCAGCTTCCTTTGCGAAGTTGCTGGCCGACCAACGCCAGAGATAACCTGGGAGAAGCAGATGGACGGGCAAGGAAACATAGTCTTAAAACCCAACCACGTGCATGGGAATGTTGTGGTCACCAACATTGGCCAGCTGGTTATCTACAACACCCAATTGCAAGATGCCGGTGTCTATACATGCGCAGCCACAAATTCAGGTGGATCCATCCGAGCACATTTTCCACTGTCCATACTTGAGCAAGAGCCAGTCACAAAGTCGAACTCAACACGTTTCCCGGCAGAGGAGTGCTTTAAGGTGCCTGATAGTGAAGATTGTGGGGAGGAAAAGCTAAGTTGGTTTTACGACCCCCAGAGGAACAACTGTTACACCTTCACCTATGGCAACTGCAGCAAAAACCGCAATCACTTTGATGCTTATGAGACCTGCATGTTGTCCTGTCGTGATGAACTCGCCGCTCCTTGTAACCTTCCCATCTTCCAGGGACCTTGCAAGGCTTATGAGCCTCGCTGGGCCTACAGCGGCTCCCAGCGCCGGTGCCAACCATTCGTATACGGTGGCTGCAAAGGCAACGAGAACAACTTCAAAACCAAAGAATCGTGTGAGGACACCTGCCCGTTCTTGAGGAACCATCGCTGCAAGCTGTGCAAGCCGCGGCACAAGATGGTGACCAGCTTCTGCAAAAGCCATTTCGTGATTCTGGGACGCATGACGGAGCTGACCGAGGACCAAGACTCGGGTCACGCTCTGATCACTGTGGAGGAGATCCTGAAGGACGAGAAAATGGGGCTGAAATTCTTTGGGAACGAGCCATTGGAGGTGACGTTACAGAACATGGACTGGGCCTGTCCGTGTCCGAACATCACCACCTCCGATGGCCAGATCATCATCATGGGGGATGTCAGCAACGGTATGGCCATCCTGCAGCCTGACAGCTTCATCGTCCTTTCCAGTGCCCGGCGCATCCGTAAGCTCCGAGAGGTCATCAACAAAAACActtgtgacattttaaaagaattcATCCAGTAG